One genomic region from Thermoleptolyngbya sichuanensis A183 encodes:
- a CDS encoding LOG family protein, with protein sequence MSSLSKSAASESLSHQIEQLLHDLPSLEHGDLIQQALSTIVQLSRTDADRLDWKILSAALQDMGRAFELFHPYRHVRKISIFGSARIKPSSPTYQMAMDFARCVTLHGFMVITGGGPGIMQAGNEGAGTDKSFGLNIQLPFEQGSNPILEGGDKLVNFKYFFTRKLFFLRESDALALFPGGFGTQDEAFECLTLMQTGKSGLLPLVLLETPGDDYWQSWESYIKDQLLEAGLISADDLHLYTITDRVDAACEAIASFYRVYHSSRYVGPNLVLRLNQALSEEELDYLNANFSDILVRGKIAQMSALPQEADAVEISHLPRLVFEFNQRDLGRLYQMIRTINRLGATPPEKAHPEQK encoded by the coding sequence ATGTCTTCATTGTCCAAGTCCGCTGCCTCGGAGTCGCTGTCGCACCAAATTGAACAACTGCTCCACGACCTACCTTCTCTGGAGCATGGAGATTTGATCCAGCAGGCGCTCTCGACCATTGTGCAACTGTCCCGCACCGATGCCGATCGCCTCGATTGGAAGATCCTCAGCGCGGCGCTGCAAGACATGGGGCGAGCGTTTGAACTGTTTCACCCCTATCGCCACGTCCGCAAAATTTCTATCTTTGGCTCTGCCCGCATTAAGCCCAGCAGCCCGACCTATCAAATGGCGATGGACTTTGCTCGCTGCGTGACGCTCCACGGCTTTATGGTAATCACGGGCGGCGGGCCGGGCATTATGCAGGCCGGCAACGAGGGCGCAGGCACAGACAAGTCCTTTGGGCTAAATATCCAGCTTCCATTTGAGCAGGGGTCGAACCCAATTTTAGAAGGCGGCGACAAGCTGGTGAATTTCAAATACTTCTTCACCCGCAAGCTGTTTTTCCTGCGGGAAAGCGATGCGCTGGCGCTGTTTCCTGGCGGATTTGGCACGCAGGATGAGGCGTTTGAGTGCCTGACGCTGATGCAAACGGGCAAGTCGGGCTTGCTGCCGCTGGTGCTGTTGGAAACGCCGGGAGATGATTATTGGCAAAGCTGGGAAAGCTACATCAAAGATCAACTGCTGGAGGCAGGGCTGATCAGCGCCGACGACCTGCATCTGTATACGATTACCGACCGGGTGGATGCCGCCTGTGAGGCGATCGCCAGCTTTTATCGGGTCTATCACTCCAGCCGCTACGTCGGCCCCAACCTAGTGCTGCGGCTGAATCAGGCGCTTTCAGAAGAAGAACTGGACTATCTCAACGCAAACTTCAGCGATATCCTGGTGCGTGGCAAAATTGCCCAAATGTCTGCACTGCCCCAAGAAGCCGACGCAGTAGAAATTTCCCACTTGCCCCGACTGGTGTTTGAATTTAACCAGCGCGACTTAGGGCGGTTGTACCAGATGATCCGCACTATCAACCGCCTCGGCGCAACCCCACCCGAAAAAGCCCACCCAGAGCAAAAGTAA